CCTCCCCCAGCAACTGGTCCACGGGAAGCTCATCCGCGGGCACATCGAGCTCGCGGCTCGTTCCAGTGAAGAGAGAGCCGAAGGAGGCAGAAGAGGAGCTCCTGCCTCGCGCCGTGCCCGATGCGCCGCCGCACCGAGGCGTCATCGGGATAgcctccggggcaggaggagctCCTCGAGCGCGTCGTCCTCGAGCAGTCGGCGAGGGTGCATGAGGAGATCGAAGAGCGCATCCGGCGCGAGCTCGAGTATGAGCGGCTCTTCCTCGAGACGGGTGTCACGGCATCGCAGGCGCACGCATCGAAGGAGGCTGACCTGCGCGTGATGAACGCGGAGCAGGCGAAGCTCTACATCGACCTCGACTCGTCCGACTCCTCCGAGTCCGACTGAGCGCCGCCGGTGGGCAGCTACCGCAGGAGCTCCGATGAGCTCAATTTTGTTGTAGTGGTAAGGTAGCGTAGGCCCTGTCTAGCTACGGCGACCTTTAATATGTATGTATGTGCTGTGTACGAACTTATGTGAAGAATAACCATCTATGTGAGCGAGCTCTGGCGAGCTGTTGCTTAAATTTCTCGCGTGAAATGATTTTTAAAAATTTTATGGGTTTGTTTACGGTTTCTATTCCGCCGCCGTGTTTTTCAGCCTGCACAAGCGTTCCCGTGCGAATTGCAAACATAATTTACAGTTCGGCAAAATGTGGGgactgctagagttgctcttagcaTTTTTTTCTTAGATGATCCAGCGTCTCAAGGTGAATTGTCACGTCCATGCAGAGCCTAGAGGTGAACGTGTGACTGACTGTGGGTCCGCCTCGCCGTGGGCGTGTGTTGTTGACTAGTATAGTACTTTGTATGAGTGATGAAGGGTCTGAATCCTAATCTGAAACTCTCATCCTCCCCGTgtccctctccctcctcctctgcTTCTCTCTTCTCCTCCCCAATTCCCCCTCAAACCCTAGCCGTCGATCCGTGAGTTCCCTCCGGCGGCGCCGCCGCCCCGATCGCTCGCCTCTGCATCAGCCCCAGCCCGCCGTTCGCGCCGCGGCAGCGGTCCATGGATTTCCGCTTCGGCGCCGGCGACCGCGGGCCGCCCGGCTATACTTCGTCCGTCCCAGGGCCTTTGCCGCCGCCGTTGGAGTGGCAGGCGGCACCGCGAGAGCTCGTCATTATGCCGCCTCCACCGCACGCGCCGATGCCGATGCACCCGCTcccgcacgcgccgccgccggcGCCTTTCGAGGGGTTCGGGCCTCCTCGCCTGCACGTGCACGCGGGGTTTGGGGAAAGGACGCGGTTTCTCTTCGGGGCGAAGTGGGGGTCTACGCCGCGGCCAGATCCGAAGCGCATGCTCAAGCTGCTTGTGACCGAGCCCTCCGGGAGACCCGAGGTATCTGGGCACAAACGAATCTTCTTGGCATTGTTCAGGCCAAGCCATTATCATCGCCGTGCTACTACGCCTGAAGTTCTTTTCCAGATTCGGCATGAAAACCCTTTACTTTCCTCAGAAGCACCTTCTGTACCTCTGTTGTGTCATTTCAGAGTCACGCGCACTAtctgttctgaagatgatctccaGATTCGGCCTTAAAAACTGTTACTTGGCTCTTCTGTATTCCTGTCCTGTCATTTCAGAGTTCTGCACACTGCATGTTCCTCTTTAGCTCAATGTTGCTGTACATTTTATGCTTATTTCGCTTGTCCTATTAGATTTAACTTTAGCAGCAACTTTTAGTTTTCTAGAAGATCTGGATCTCTCATCAAGTCATGCATAAGCATAAGTGGGCAATCCTTGATATCAAGAGGAAATATTTCTTTGCTTAGTTCAATGGAACACCAAATTTGGTAGGAATAGATCGGGACAATTGCTATCATACTGAATATTGCCCTTCCAGATAACCGAAATAATCAGCtaagatatactccctccgttccaaaatagatgactcagctttatactaactttagtacaaagttgggtcatctattttggaacggcgGGAGTATGATTCAGTCATATGGTCTGAACTTGAGTGGAAAAGAGAGTATTCCTTTTTGTAGAAAAAGGGTGACAGGTGAACAGACTGATTCTTGTCACCACTGTTTGGTGAAAGTTATGAGGTTATTTCTGGTGCTAATATTGCTTACTGGGTACATCAAGGCTCAGATCAGAGTCAGAGTTTGAAAGGATGCTGTTGATTTCCCATTGATTCTACTTGTCTCCATGCATTTATTTGCTTGGTATCTTTAGCTGTAGAGGGATACTTTCAATCATGAGACATAGTTTCGACTTGCAACCATCTGAATAATCATAACATGCTATTATTTTAGAGCTACAAGATGTTACATATGCACACCTCATTAACTATTGCGTTGAATCTTAATCTCAGGCTCTTTCACCGAAGGTTCCAATGATGAAGAGGAAAGCAGATGAGAGTGCTGCAACTACTGTCCCAAACAAAGTACAGAAACAAGCCGAGGACTGGAGCTGTGCACTATGCCAGGTTAGTGCACCATCTGAAGCTGGTCTAAATGAGCATCTTGGAGGAACAAAACATAAGGCGAAGTTGGCACAATGTGGCGTCAGCAAGGCGATCAAAGATGACAAAAACTGCTTGCAGACGACCACTGGGAATGAGAGCAACACAGATCCTTGTGATGCACCTAAGAAAATATGCATGCTAGTAGACAGTGCAACATGTGAAGCTGGTGTAAATGAGGATCTTGGAGGAAGAAAACATAAGGCGAAGTTGGCACAATGTGGCGTCAGCAAGGCGATCAAAGATGACAAAAACTGCTTGCAGACGACCACTGGGAATGAGAACAACACAGATCCTTGTGATGCACCTAAGAAAATATGCATGCTAGTAGATGGTGAAATGCATGAAGTTGTCCGGAAGAACGACAATCTGTGGTGTGATCGCTGCAGAGTCAGGTGTCATAGTAAAGTCATCATGGCTGGCCATCTGCGGAGCAAGAAGCACAGTAAGTTAAACAAGGTTAGGACATCGATAAAGGCTGTGAGGACAAATACCAATACTAAGGAAGGTTTGCCTTCTTGTGGAAGTCAGGTAAATACAAACAGCCCTACTGAAATTCCAGCGGTAATTGAAGGCGACCTAAATATGACCACCGGAGTAGATGAAAGCGGCCCTGTAGAAAATCCAGTCCAGAAAGAAATCCATCCGCGGAGCAAGAAGCACAGTAAATTAAACGATGGTTGGACATCAATAAAGGCTGTGAGGGCAAATACCGATACTAAGAAACAAATCCATCCGACGAGCAAGAAGCAAGGTAAATTAAACAATGTTTGGACATCGATAAAGGCTGAGAGGACAAATACCGATACTAAGGAAGGTTTGCCTTCTTGTGGAAGTCAGGTAAATACAAACGTCCCTACTGAAATTCCAGCGGTAATTGAAGGCGACATAAATATGACCATCGAAGTAGACGAAATGTTTTCTTGTTAAGTTTCTTTGATATTGGTAATCAAGGTAGGAATCTTATAAGTCTTCGAATCCAGTTCAATAGATCTCTTATaaggtactccctctgtaaagaaatataagagcgtttagataactaaagtagtgatctaaacgctcttatatctCTTGATTACTAGTGTCTAAGCAACTTTGCAAGAGAAACATTGCTCCCTAGAAGTATGTATTCTTGTTACTCCCTGGACATGTCTTTCACGTGGAGATGAGTTAATTATGTAGAATACCCAGTTTCAACTTTGCCTAAGCTGCTTGTGTGGTCCTTCTAGCGAGTTTTGATTGTCACCCTCTGTTTACATTAATGTGAAGTAGGTGGGATGAGTTGAGCTGGTGATGAGTAGGGTTTCCCTGAGTGCTAACCCGACTCCAGTTCGTAATTTATTTAGGTCTTTTAGGTGTGGCTCAGGATTTACATTTGCATATGTTGTGTGGAAAGCTGCTCGTTTGAGTAGTTGCAGCATGTACTCATCAGTAGCTGTTTCAGAAAGAGTGCAGTCACTGGTGATATAGTGATTAGAGGATATATATTATCCAAGCATCCTGATGAGAATATCAGGCAAAAATGCTTCTAGAGCTGTAAATCCCATGAAAAATGAGGTGTAGGTTCTGACGTTTCTTGACTGACTTATAGTGCTCGGGAAGGTTGTGATCTGTATGCATGCCAAATCTCAGCGTCAAATACAATGTTACTGGCAAGATATTTGGTACTGACATTTTGGATTAGTGTAGAATATGGCCTTCCTGGGTAACATAAATGATGGTCTTGAAACTTCTGCCCCGAGTATATTCATGGAGTTTGTGACTTTAGAAAGTTTTTTGCTGGATATGCCCTCGATAGTATCGTCCACAGCAGCTTATCTCAGGTGTCGCTGGGAGAAACACAACAAATCATGGGAGATCAGAAAACGCAGTGAACACCATGGCAAGCTTGCAGCCAAGAAGCAATCCATGTTCTGTGGCCCCACTGTTTATTTCTGTTAGGCCAGAGTTGCAATGTCTCTGCATTGCTCAGCTGTTCTACCTTGTCTAGTTTCAATTCCGGATTGTTATAATTTGTACCCCAGATAAATCGGGTGTTATATATAGCCTGGGTTCCCGTATCTTCTGAAATAATTTATACTGATGGCTGCCCTTCTAGCTTGCGTTTGTTCAGAATGTACCTAGCTAGACAGATAGTAAGTAGCCCGTTACACCTCTTGTCTGTGCATTACATGCGACATGAACAACGGCCACACTGTGACCTTGTGAATGTTACACAAAACAGGTGATAAACTGACTCAAGTTTGGAATTTATTTAGTTGTTTTAAGTGTCCGCGCTCAGGTTTGCTTCTGCATATGTTGTGCTGAAAAGTTGTTCTTTCTTAGTAGTTGCAGCATGTACTCACCAATAGCTGTTTAAAAACAGTGCGCGCACCAGTAATCTAAAGAGTGTATTCCTTTTGTAGCAAAAGGGTGACAGGTGAACGGACTGATTCTTGTCACCACTGTTTGGTGAAAGTTATGAGGTTATTTTTGTTGGTAATATTGCTTACTGGGTACATCAAGGCTCAGATCAGAGTTAGAGTTTGAAAGGATGCTGATGATTTCCCATTGATTCTACTTGTCTCCATGCATTTATTTGATTGGTATCGGTAGCTGTAGAGAGATACATTCGATCACGAGACATAGTTTCAACTTGCAATCATCCTAATAACCATATAACATGCTATTATTCTAGAGCTACGGGATGTTACATATGCACACCTGATTAACTATTGCATTGAATGTTCATCTCAGGCTCTTTCATCAAATCCAAAGGTTCCAACAGTGAAGAGGAAAGCAGATGCAAATGCTGCAACTACTGTGCCAAAGAAAGTACAGAAATTAACCAAGGACTGGAGCTGTGCACTATGCCAGGTTAGTGCACCATGTGAAGCTGCTCTAAATGAGCATCTTGGAGGAAGAAAGCATAAGGCAAAGTTGGCACAGCGTGGCGTCAGCAAGACGATCAAAGATGGCAAAAACTGCTCGCAGACGACCACTGGGAATGAGAACAGCACAGATCCTTGTGATGCACCTAAGAAAATATGCATGCTTGGAGGAACAAAGCATAAGGCAAAGTTGGCACAGTGTGGCGTCAGCAAAACAATCAAAGATGGCAAAAACTGCTTGCAGACGACCACTGGGAATGAGAACAACACAGA
The sequence above is drawn from the Triticum urartu cultivar G1812 unplaced genomic scaffold, Tu2.1 TuUngrouped_contig_4391, whole genome shotgun sequence genome and encodes:
- the LOC125527753 gene encoding uncharacterized protein LOC125527753 isoform X4, with the translated sequence MPPPPHAPMPMHPLPHAPPPAPFEGFGPPRLHVHAGFGERTRFLFGAKWGSTPRPDPKRMLKLLVTEPSGRPEALSPKVPMMKRKADESAATTVPNKVQKQAEDWSCALCQVSAPSEAGLNEHLGGTKHKAKLAQCGVSKAIKDDKNCLQTTTGNESNTDPCDAPKKICMLVDSATCEAGVNEDLGGRKHKAKLAQCGVSKAIKDDKNCLQTTTGNENNTDPCDAPKKICMLVDGEMHEVVRKNDNLWCDRCRVRCHSKVIMAGHLRSKKHSKLNKVRTSIKAVRTNTNTKEGLPSCGSQVNTNSPTEIPAVIEGDLNMTTGVDESGPVENPVQKEIHPRSKKHSKLNDGWTSIKAVRANTDTKKQIHPTSKKQGKLNNVWTSIKAERTNTDTKEGLPSCGSQALSSNPKVPTVKRKADANAATTVPKKVQKLTKDWSCALCQVSAPCEAALNEHLGGRKHKAKLAQRGVSKTIKDGKNCSQTTTGNENSTDPCDAPKKICMLGGTKHKAKLAQCGVSKTIKDGKNCLQTTTGNENNTDPCDAPKKMKICMPVDGAMHEVVRKDKYLWCDHCRVSCDNYATMACHLRCKKQSKLTKVCSSIKAVRTNTNTTEGLPSSCGSQVNTNGSTEIPAVIEGGINMTTTVDESGPVENPVRKEMTKTATIKAVRTNADTKESLPSCGSRVNTNGSIEIPVVIEGDINMTTAVHESGPVENPVRKEITRMATIKAVRTNTGTKANLPSSCGNQVLLGETQQIMGDQKTQ
- the LOC125527753 gene encoding uncharacterized protein LOC125527753 isoform X3, with product MPPPPHAPMPMHPLPHAPPPAPFEGFGPPRLHVHAGFGERTRFLFGAKWGSTPRPDPKRMLKLLVTEPSGRPEALSPKVPMMKRKADESAATTVPNKVQKQAEDWSCALCQVSAPSEAGLNEHLGGTKHKAKLAQCGVSKAIKDDKNCLQTTTGNESNTDPCDAPKKICMLVDSATCEAGVNEDLGGRKHKAKLAQCGVSKAIKDDKNCLQTTTGNENNTDPCDAPKKICMLVDGEMHEVVRKNDNLWCDRCRVRCHSKVIMAGHLRSKKHSKLNKVRTSIKAVRTNTNTKEGLPSCGSQVNTNSPTEIPAVIEGDLNMTTGVDESGPVENPVQKEIHPRSKKHSKLNDGWTSIKAVRANTDTKKQIHPTSKKQGKLNNVWTSIKAERTNTDTKEGLPSCGSQALSSNPKVPTVKRKADANAATTVPKKVQKLTKDWSCALCQVSAPCEAALNEHLGGRKHKAKLAQRGVSKTIKDGKNCSQTTTGNENSTDPCDAPKKICMLGGTKHKAKLAQCGVSKTIKDGKNCLQTTTGNENNTDPCDAPKKMKICMPVDGAMHEVVRKDKYLWCDHCRVSCDNYATMACHLRCKKQSKLTKVCSSIKAVRTNTNTTEGLPSSCGSQVNTNGSTEIPAVIEGGINMTTTVDESGPVENPVRKEMTKTATIKAVRTNADTKESLPSCGSRVNTNGSIEIPVVIEGDINMTTAVHESGPVENPVRKEITRMATIKAVRTNTGTKANLPSSCGNQVNTNGSTEIPAAIEGDINMTTAVDESGPVENPVQKEIQRMATIWAMFSC
- the LOC125527753 gene encoding uncharacterized protein LOC125527753 isoform X1, with product MPPPPHAPMPMHPLPHAPPPAPFEGFGPPRLHVHAGFGERTRFLFGAKWGSTPRPDPKRMLKLLVTEPSGRPEALSPKVPMMKRKADESAATTVPNKVQKQAEDWSCALCQVSAPSEAGLNEHLGGTKHKAKLAQCGVSKAIKDDKNCLQTTTGNESNTDPCDAPKKICMLVDSATCEAGVNEDLGGRKHKAKLAQCGVSKAIKDDKNCLQTTTGNENNTDPCDAPKKICMLVDGEMHEVVRKNDNLWCDRCRVRCHSKVIMAGHLRSKKHSKLNKVRTSIKAVRTNTNTKEGLPSCGSQVNTNSPTEIPAVIEGDLNMTTGVDESGPVENPVQKEIHPRSKKHSKLNDGWTSIKAVRANTDTKKQIHPTSKKQGKLNNVWTSIKAERTNTDTKEGLPSCGSQALSSNPKVPTVKRKADANAATTVPKKVQKLTKDWSCALCQVSAPCEAALNEHLGGRKHKAKLAQRGVSKTIKDGKNCSQTTTGNENSTDPCDAPKKICMLGGTKHKAKLAQCGVSKTIKDGKNCLQTTTGNENNTDPCDAPKKMKICMPVDGAMHEVVRKDKYLWCDHCRVSCDNYATMACHLRCKKQSKLTKVCSSIKAVRTNTNTTEGLPSSCGSQVNTNGSTEIPAVIEGGINMTTTVDESGPVENPVRKEMTKTATIKAVRTNADTKESLPSCGSRVNTNGSIEIPVVIEGDINMTTAVHESGPVENPVRKEITRMATIKAVRTNTGTKANLPSSCGNQQLISGVAGRNPTNHGRSENSVNIMASLQPRSNPCPVVLLFISVRPEFQCLSHCSAVVPSRV
- the LOC125527753 gene encoding uncharacterized protein LOC125527753 isoform X2; this encodes MPPPPHAPMPMHPLPHAPPPAPFEGFGPPRLHVHAGFGERTRFLFGAKWGSTPRPDPKRMLKLLVTEPSGRPEALSPKVPMMKRKADESAATTVPNKVQKQAEDWSCALCQVSAPSEAGLNEHLGGTKHKAKLAQCGVSKAIKDDKNCLQTTTGNESNTDPCDAPKKICMLVDSATCEAGVNEDLGGRKHKAKLAQCGVSKAIKDDKNCLQTTTGNENNTDPCDAPKKICMLVDGEMHEVVRKNDNLWCDRCRVRCHSKVIMAGHLRSKKHSKLNKVRTSIKAVRTNTNTKEGLPSCGSQVNTNSPTEIPAVIEGDLNMTTGVDESGPVENPVQKEIHPRSKKHSKLNDGWTSIKAVRANTDTKKQIHPTSKKQGKLNNVWTSIKAERTNTDTKEGLPSCGSQALSSNPKVPTVKRKADANAATTVPKKVQKLTKDWSCALCQVSAPCEAALNEHLGGRKHKAKLAQRGVSKTIKDGKNCSQTTTGNENSTDPCDAPKKICMLGGTKHKAKLAQCGVSKTIKDGKNCLQTTTGNENNTDPCDAPKKMKICMPVDGAMHEVVRKDKYLWCDHCRVSCDNYATMACHLRCKKQSKLTKVCSSIKAVRTNTNTTEGLPSSCGSQVNTNGSTEIPAVIEGGINMTTTVDESGPVENPVRKEMTKTATIKAVRTNADTKESLPSCGSRVNTNGSIEIPVVIEGDINMTTAVHESGPVENPVRKEITRMATIKAVRTNTGTKANLPSSCGNQLISGVAGRNPTNHGRSENSVNIMASLQPRSNPCPVVLLFISVRPEFQCLSHCSAVVPSRV